The Symphalangus syndactylus isolate Jambi chromosome 3, NHGRI_mSymSyn1-v2.1_pri, whole genome shotgun sequence genome has a segment encoding these proteins:
- the LOC129479074 gene encoding olfactory receptor 13C3, producing the protein MIVQVIRTVCFLAVNTFYVRSSFDFLKADDMGEINQTLVSEFLLLGLCGYPKIETVYFALLLVMYLVILIGNGVLIIASIFDSRLHTPMYFFLGNLPFLDICYTSSSVPSTLVSLISKKRNISFPGCAVQMFFGFAMGSTECLLLGMMAFDRYVAICNPLRYPIILRKVAYVLMASVSWLSGGINSVVQTLLAMKLPFCGNNIINHFTCEILAVLKLACADISLNIITIVISNMAFLVLPLMVIFFSYMFIFYTILQMNSATGRHKAFSTCSAHLTVVIIFYGTIFFMYAKPKSQDLIGEEKMQASDKLISLFYGVVTPMLNPIIYSLRNKDVKAAVKYLLNKKPIH; encoded by the coding sequence ATGATTGTTCAGGTAATTCGTACTGTTTGTTTCTTGGCAGTAAACACATTTTATGTTAGATCTTCTTTTGATTTCCTGAAAGCAGATGACATGGGTGAGATTAACCAGACACTTGTGTCAGAATTTCTTCTTCTGGGTCTTTGTGGATACCCAAAGATTGAGACTGTTTACTTTGCTCTCCTTCTAGTTATGTACCTAGTGATTCTAATTGGCAATGGTGTTCTAATCATAGCAAGCATCTTTGATTCTCGTCTTCACAcgcccatgtacttcttcctggGCAACCTCCCTTTCCTAGATATCTGCTATACATCCTCCTCTGTTCCCTCAACATTGGTGAGCttaatctcaaagaaaagaaacatttcctTCCCTGGATGTGCAGTGCAGATGTTCTTTGGGTTTGCAATGGGGTCAACAGAATGTCTGCTTCTTGGCATGATGGCATTTGATCGTTATGTGGCCATCTGTAACCCACTGAGATACCCCATCATCCTGAGGAAGGTGGCGTATGTATTGATGGCTTCTGTGTCCTGGCTCTCCGGCGGAATCAATTCAGTTGTGCAAACATTACTTGCCATGAAACTGCCTTTCTGTGGGAATAATATTATCAATCATTTCACATGTGAAATATTAGCTGTCCTCAAGCTAGCTTGTGCTGATATATCCCTCAATATTATCACCATAGTGATATCAAATATGGCCTTCCTGGTTCTTCCACTGAtggtcatttttttctcctatatgTTCATCTTCTACACCATCTTGCAAATGAATTCAGCCACAGGAAGACACAAGGCATTTTCCACGTGCTCAGCTCACCTGACTGTGGTGATCATATTTTACGGTACCATTTTCTTTATGTATGCGAAACCGAAGTCTCAGGACCTGATTGGGGAAGAAAAAATGCAAGCATCAGACAAGCTCATTTCTCTGTTTTATGGGGTAGTGACGCCCATGCTGAATCCTATAATCTATAGCTTAAGAAATAAGGATGTAAAAGCTGCtgtaaaatatttgctgaacaaaaAACCAATTCACTAA